The Oncorhynchus gorbuscha isolate QuinsamMale2020 ecotype Even-year unplaced genomic scaffold, OgorEven_v1.0 Un_scaffold_8281, whole genome shotgun sequence DNA window CTTAACTGCCGTAACCCCTTACCTTAACTGCGTGGGTAGAGTTGGGGGGtcgtaacccttaccttaactgcGTGGGTAGAGTTGGGGGGtcgtaacccttaccttaactgcGTGGGTAGAGTTGGGGGGGGtcgtaacccttaccttaactgcGTGGGTAGAGTTGGGGGGGttgtaacccttaccttaactgtGCGGGTAGAGTTAGGGGGTCGTATGCTGTGGACACCATTCTCTGTGAGCCCAGATCTGTAGATTTCAGCACAGTTTCTGTAGATCACTGGCTCCTCTTTGGGTGTAGTGGGTAtatctgggtagagagggataaCATCCAGGATAATGACTATGTACTGGGTAtatctgggtagagagggataaCATCCAGGATAATGACTATGTACTGGGTAtatctgggtagagagggataaCATCCAGGATAATGACTATGTACTGGGTAtatctgggtagagagggatagCATCCAGGATAATGACTATGTACTGGGTAtatctgggtagagagggataaCATCCAGGATAATGACTATGTACTGGGTAtatctgggtagagagggataaCATCCAGGATAATGACTATGTACTGGGTAtatctgggtagagagggataaCATCCAGGATAATGACTATGTACTGGGTAtatctgggtagagagggataaCATCCAGGATAATGACTATGTACTGGGTAtatctgggtagagagggataaCATCCAGGATAATGACTATGTACTGGGTAtatctgggtagagagggatagCATCCAGGATAATGACTATGTACTGGGTAtatctgggtagagagggataaCATCCAGGATAATGACTATGTACTGGGTAtatctgggtagagagggatagTATGCAGGATAATGACTATGTACTGGGTAtatctgggtagagagggataaCATCCAGGATAATGACTATGTACTGGGTAtatctgggtagagagggatagCATGCAGGATAATGACTATGTACTGGGTAtatctgggtagagagggataaCATCCAGGATAATGACTATGTACTGGGTATATCTGGGTAGAGAGGATAACATCCAGATAGCATCCAGGATAATGACTATGTACTGGGTAtatctgggtagagagggataaCATCCAGGATAATGACTATGTACTGGGTATATCTGGGTAGAGAGGATAGCATCCAGGATAATGACTATGTACTGGGTAtatctgggtagagagggataaCATCCAGGATAATGACTATGTACTGGGTAtatctgggtagagagggatagCATGCAGGATAATGACTATGTACTGGGTAtatctgggtagagagggataaCATCCAGGATAATGACTATGTACTGGGTATATCCTAGAGAGGGATAGCATGCAGGATAAATGACTATGTACTGGGTAtatctgggtagagagggataaCATCCAGGATAATGACTATGTAAATCTGACTATGTACTGGGTAtatctgggtagagagggatagCATGCAGGATAATGACTATGTACTGGGTAtatctgggtagagagggataaCATCCAGGATAATGACTATGTACTGGGTAtatctgggtagagagggatagCATGCAGGATAATGACTATGTACTGGGTAtatctgggtagagagggatagCATCCAGGATAATGACTATGTACTGGGTAtatctgggtagagagggataaCATCCAGGATAATGACTATGTACTGGGTAtatctgggtagagagggatagCATTCAGGATAATGACTATGTACTGGGTAtatctgggtagagagggatagCATCCAGGATAATGACTATTGGTTTTCCTACTCCTACTTTCCTACTACCTAAAACCAGTGGAAAAGCACAAAAAAATGCTTTCATTACTTCCAATTAACAAACACATTCACAGTAGATCTCTCTCACCGTTGCAGTGGGTGACCATGGTTAGCAGCTGCTGCACGGTGTCAGTCAGTATAGCCTGCTGTTTCTGCAGTAGTGTGCTGTTGTGTGTGGAGCTCCCCAGCTCTCCATTTAGCTGGGTGACCAGGCGCCTCTGTCTCTCCAGCATGTCCTGCAACTGCTGTTTCTCCTTCTGAAGATCCTGGAGCTCCTTAACGTGCCTGGCCTCTAAAGCTGAGAACCTTTGCTCTAGCAAACTAAAACAGAGATacatacgagagagagagagatggagggggagagaagagagagagtgagttatataacccattgcccttcatggttgtgaggtctggggtctgcctCTTCAACTAAGAATTAACAGAAAACTGAGCAaaaagagagtacacagtggcagaatacctgaccactgtgactgacccaaacttaaggaaagctttgactatgtacagactcagtgaatatagccttgctattgagaaaggctgccgtaggcagacctggctctcaagagaagacaggctatatgAACATTTCCCACacaattaggtggaaactgagcagcAGAGAGAGTTTGGGCACCCAGAACACATAAAACgctcaaacaaacaaaaacatgatTAAACATCAAATAAAAACACAACACCAAATCCTCTTCCACAGTAACACAACAACCTCTGAATGAGTCATATACTCAAAAACAGATAAATCGGTCAAAGACCAGTTTCAAAATAATAAAACAGAAATTCCCTAAAAGGATTTTTTACGTCCATTGGAGTGTCACCTATGTCCTTATATTAGTTATATTCAAGAATAAAGCCAATAAGTGATTTTTATTGTGATACATATAAATGTACCCTAATAAAATGTCATTCAGTataacaatgttttttttaataaatACAATTTAATACCCATTTTTCATTAATCACAAGATTATATATTCATGCTTAGACTGGCAGAAATATAATTTCCCAGAAAAAAATGtcatttttattttgaataccaCATATGTGATGCGTCACATATGAAGATTTTATACAAAAACTTCCTGCCAAAAAAAACCGCACAAATTTATAAAAATATCTTTCACTTCATTCTTTGATATTTGTTTTTGTCTGTTTGTTGATATTTGTTGTTTGTGTCTCGCTGAGAGAGATACATGACACCACACACATAAAGAACATGGGTTTTATTATACAACATAGTTCACATGAGGTACAATTGAAATCACCTAGGATGTTGAGCTGGTACCAGTTGTTCAAGGGGGGCTGCTCAAAAGAGTTTCCTTCAGTGGATACTGGAGTTAAGTTCATCGTCATTTGTAAGATTTTTTTTTCACGGCGCCTCCTCTGATTGAATCTACATTTTTCCCCTCTTTTTTTTTCAGCATCAGATTGTGTCGTTGTACGGATCGGTGGATGATCCGGATTGACATCTTTCATTATCCTCTGATCGCTGAAAAACCAAAACGTAAGAGTTGTGACACTGGCACAGAATAGGATTAGCATTTCCATTAAATGTTAATAGTAGGCTAAACAATGATAAAAATTTATAACAATTTATCAAAGTTTAAATGTTAAATCAActccttctcccctttctctctcaaacatgttttgttatttttttcattgGTTAATAATAATTTTGTTAATTGTTAATAATAAGCACTATAGTACAATTTGTGCCGGTGACTGGTCTGTGCTGTGCAGCCCTCTCCTTATTAGACAACGGCATAAGATAACGAGCCTTAAAATGCCATAAAATAGTTTACAATTATAATATACAGCATTCATACAAGTAAATATGAATTGCATGATTAAATGCTGTAAACTAGTGACAACAGGGGATAACAAAGCTACATTCAGCTTAACGGGTGACTTTGTGGTGTGACATGAAACTTTTGTTGTGCTGAAGGACGTATTTCATGAATAAACATAGTCAACAGAGCAGTTCCTTGGCCACTATAAAGTAATGACCAATAAAGATTATCCTTACTTTTCATATTTAATATAGGTTTTTATAAAATAATAACATTAAAAGTATGTTTTCTGTGTTGTACTGAAGGATATGTACCATCTAAAGGTAAGGAGTAACATTAAGACTATCCCATCTAAAGGTAAGGAGTAACATTAAGACTATCCCATCTAAAGGTAGACAGTAACATTAAGACTATCCCATCTAAAGGTAAGGAGTAACATTAAGACTATCCCATCTAAAGGTAAGGAGTAACATTAAGACTATACCATCTAAAGGTAAGGAGTAACATTAAGACTATCCCATCTAAAGGTAAGGAGTAACATTAAACATTAAGACTATCCCATCTAAAGGTAGACAGTAACATTAAGACTATACCATCTAAAGGTAAGGAGTAACATTAAGACTATCCCATCTAAAGCTAAGGAGTAACATTAAACATTAAGACTATCCCATCTAACGGTAAGGAGTAACATTAAGACTGTACCATCTAAAGGTAAGGAGTAACATTAAGA harbors:
- the LOC124029937 gene encoding angiopoietin-2-like; this translates as LLEQRFSALEARHVKELQDLQKEKQQLQDMLERQRRLVTQLNGELGSSTHNSTLLQKQQAILTDTVQQLLTMVTHCNDIPTTPKEEPVIYRNCAEIYRSGLTENGVHSIRPPNSTRTVK